A region of Desulfolithobacter dissulfuricans DNA encodes the following proteins:
- a CDS encoding sigma 54-interacting transcriptional regulator — protein sequence MTDGHTILLVDDEADLLSLWKLRLESHGFQVETALSGEEALAKMPIINPHLVITDLRMPGIDGLALYEAVRERNRSVPVIIITAHGSIPEAVEATRQGVFSFLTKPIDGKDLIEEAARAIRLSAGGGGSEEDEEEWRSGIIGKSAVMEELLSRARLVAETDATVLIRGESGTGKELLAIAIHRASSRKDGPFIPVNCTAIPESLLESELFGHVKGSFTGATKSYAGLFLSADKGTLFLDEIGDMPLHLQVKLLRVLQERQVRPVGSTQPVPVDVRIISATHRNLEEAIEKKQFREDLFYRLNVVGLELPPLHERKEDIPVLAEYFIDQLSKNGEKKVKGFTPDAMQTLLDAAWPGNVRQLYNVIEHAVALATSPLISEDLLHDAIKQHQKKILPLAEARRRFEQQYLVQLLQTTRGNVSQAARIARRNRTDFYKLLNRHHIVPSLFKS from the coding sequence ATGACTGACGGGCACACAATTTTACTGGTGGATGACGAGGCCGATCTGCTCAGTCTCTGGAAGCTCAGGCTGGAGAGCCATGGTTTTCAGGTGGAAACCGCGCTCAGCGGTGAAGAGGCGCTGGCCAAGATGCCGATCATTAATCCGCACCTGGTAATAACCGATCTGCGGATGCCGGGAATCGACGGGCTGGCCCTGTATGAGGCGGTACGCGAACGCAATCGCAGCGTCCCGGTCATTATCATCACCGCCCACGGTTCCATCCCCGAGGCCGTCGAGGCTACCAGGCAGGGCGTGTTCTCCTTTCTCACCAAGCCCATTGACGGCAAGGATCTGATCGAGGAGGCAGCCCGGGCCATCCGGCTTTCGGCCGGCGGAGGCGGGTCCGAGGAGGATGAGGAAGAGTGGCGCTCGGGCATCATCGGCAAGAGCGCGGTCATGGAGGAGCTTCTCTCCCGGGCAAGGCTGGTGGCAGAGACCGATGCCACAGTCCTGATCCGGGGCGAGAGCGGTACTGGCAAGGAGTTGCTGGCCATTGCCATTCACCGGGCAAGCTCCCGCAAAGATGGCCCTTTTATCCCGGTGAACTGCACGGCCATTCCCGAATCCCTGCTTGAATCCGAGCTTTTCGGCCATGTCAAGGGGTCGTTCACCGGCGCCACCAAAAGCTATGCCGGGCTGTTTCTCTCTGCCGACAAGGGGACGCTGTTCCTCGATGAAATCGGCGATATGCCGCTGCACCTGCAGGTCAAGCTGCTGCGGGTCCTGCAGGAGCGCCAGGTACGGCCGGTGGGCTCCACCCAGCCCGTACCGGTGGACGTGCGCATCATCTCCGCCACCCACCGGAACCTGGAAGAGGCCATCGAGAAAAAACAGTTCCGGGAGGACCTGTTCTACCGCCTCAACGTGGTTGGCCTGGAGCTGCCCCCCCTGCACGAGCGCAAGGAGGATATTCCCGTGCTGGCCGAATACTTTATCGACCAGCTCTCCAAAAACGGTGAGAAGAAGGTCAAGGGGTTCACCCCGGATGCCATGCAGACCCTGCTGGACGCGGCCTGGCCCGGCAATGTGCGCCAGCTCTACAATGTTATCGAGCATGCCGTGGCCCTGGCCACCTCGCCGCTCATTTCCGAAGACCTGCTCCATGACGCCATCAAGCAACATCAGAAAAAGATTCTTCCCCTGGCCGAGGCCCGCCGGCGGTTCGAGCAACAGTACCTGGTGCAGCTCCTGCAGACCACCCGGGGCAATGTCTCCCAGGCTGCCCGTATTGCCCGCCGCAACCGGACCGATTTCTACAAACTCCTTAACCGGCACCATATTGTGCCGTCCCTGTTCAAGTCCTGA
- a CDS encoding 4Fe-4S dicluster domain-containing protein: MSKKAMEMNPAFSAEVVAEPGGSHLNSCFSCGACSGACPVSQAIPEFDPRKIIHMVRMGMEERLLGSDMLWYCSSCRSCVFVCPQDVSFADIMGALSRLALKKGFVTPQQLVEKGKAAQVQRDLCVSCLTCVRVCPWDIPKIDEGGFATIDVEACRACGICVAECPAQAIVLNESEDEKLIAACGA, translated from the coding sequence ATGTCAAAAAAAGCCATGGAGATGAACCCGGCCTTCAGCGCAGAAGTTGTTGCCGAGCCCGGCGGATCGCATCTCAACAGTTGTTTTTCCTGTGGTGCCTGCAGCGGCGCCTGTCCTGTCAGCCAGGCCATTCCGGAATTTGATCCCCGCAAGATAATCCACATGGTCCGCATGGGCATGGAAGAGCGGCTCCTGGGATCGGATATGCTCTGGTACTGTTCCAGCTGCCGCAGCTGTGTCTTTGTCTGTCCCCAGGATGTCAGCTTTGCCGATATCATGGGCGCGCTCTCCCGACTGGCCCTGAAAAAGGGTTTTGTCACTCCGCAGCAGCTGGTGGAAAAGGGCAAGGCTGCCCAGGTACAGCGCGATCTCTGTGTCTCCTGTCTGACCTGTGTCCGGGTCTGCCCCTGGGATATTCCGAAAATTGACGAGGGCGGCTTTGCCACCATCGATGTGGAAGCCTGCCGGGCGTGCGGCATCTGTGTGGCCGAATGTCCCGCCCAGGCCATCGTGCTCAATGAGTCTGAAGACGAAAAGCTGATCGCTGCCTGCGGCGCCTGA
- a CDS encoding hydrogenase iron-sulfur subunit, with translation MSFTPDIRVFSCHYTSQQGCVHEGKELAELGFPENVRLTRVTCTGKLEVVTLLKAFEEGADGVYVVGCPVDGCHNVKGSQRAAKRVAAVRDALKELDVEPGRVEMYHLPRGLHPEFIDAAREMNERIQGFGPSPFK, from the coding sequence ATGAGTTTTACACCAGATATTCGTGTTTTCAGCTGTCATTACACCTCGCAGCAGGGCTGTGTGCATGAGGGAAAGGAGCTCGCCGAGCTGGGTTTTCCAGAAAATGTCCGCCTGACCCGGGTGACCTGCACCGGCAAGCTTGAGGTGGTTACCCTGCTCAAGGCCTTTGAAGAGGGTGCCGATGGCGTTTATGTGGTAGGCTGTCCGGTGGATGGCTGCCATAACGTGAAAGGCTCGCAGCGGGCGGCCAAGAGGGTGGCCGCTGTCCGGGATGCCCTCAAGGAGCTCGACGTGGAGCCGGGCCGGGTGGAGATGTACCATCTGCCCCGTGGCCTGCACCCCGAATTCATCGATGCGGCCCGGGAGATGAACGAGCGCATCCAGGGGTTTGGCCCCAGCCCATTCAAGTAA
- a CDS encoding methylenetetrahydrofolate reductase C-terminal domain-containing protein: MIVAERKPLSEILDMVKDCTKILVLACRGCVTVCSAGGEREAEILASLIRLGMKKNGRDAEVIVGSLVRQCDREYVDTIDAWKGQYDAIVSTACGVGVNFIANLRPEDNVFPALNTTFFGGSAEQGIWSEQCAGCGDCVLHLTGGLCPVARCAKSLMNGPCGGSVDGHCEIHPEVDCVWQMIYDRMGRLDRQKELVDSAPIRDWSTAGHGGPRKQVREDLTV; the protein is encoded by the coding sequence ATGATTGTAGCCGAGCGGAAACCGCTTTCTGAAATACTGGACATGGTGAAGGATTGTACGAAGATTCTGGTTCTGGCCTGCCGGGGCTGTGTTACGGTTTGCTCGGCCGGTGGCGAACGGGAAGCGGAAATCCTGGCCTCTCTTATCCGTCTTGGCATGAAGAAAAACGGTCGGGACGCCGAGGTGATCGTGGGCTCGCTGGTCCGCCAGTGTGACCGGGAGTATGTGGACACCATCGATGCCTGGAAGGGGCAGTACGATGCCATTGTCTCCACGGCCTGCGGGGTCGGGGTCAACTTTATCGCCAACCTGCGTCCGGAGGACAATGTCTTTCCTGCCCTCAACACCACTTTTTTCGGTGGTTCCGCCGAGCAGGGGATCTGGAGCGAGCAGTGTGCCGGCTGCGGAGACTGTGTCCTGCACCTCACCGGTGGTCTCTGTCCGGTGGCCCGTTGTGCCAAGAGCCTGATGAACGGTCCCTGTGGCGGTTCCGTCGATGGCCATTGCGAGATCCATCCGGAAGTGGACTGTGTCTGGCAGATGATCTATGACCGCATGGGACGGCTTGACCGGCAGAAGGAGCTGGTTGATTCCGCGCCTATCCGTGACTGGTCCACGGCCGGCCATGGTGGGCCCAGAAAACAGGTCCGGGAAGATCTGACCGTCTGA
- a CDS encoding molybdopterin molybdotransferase MoeA — translation MTELSLRDAQRLVLAHCAPLSSTTLPLQYGYGRVLAASLKSTRPKPSYSQSTRDGFAVPGVSAAELRDRAVTFRLTGEIAAGTLESGALAPGCVMRIMTGGMVPRRCERVVPFEDCHEEGERVVIPASALRRQQTFIRKKGSVMGRGRVLVSRGTRLQPDHSLLLAENGYHEVPVYRRPRVWLLCTGSELVKPGGEILPGQKISGNSVLLSGLLEADGTGCEVADPVPDEAGAIGSAIRGILQQEPDVLVTTGGMGPGKFDLIEQVFQELGGQVLYNSLRVRPGKATLFGLLGRVRCFALPGPPPAVRLLYHELVAPALRSLQGFSRPLPLRVRAWLSESLCLRGQGVMNMKGAVATLQDGRLVVRQAGFQDRVNAILLFSGRKKTYRAGDTVSLHLVGPLA, via the coding sequence ATGACTGAGTTATCGCTTCGAGATGCGCAGCGCCTCGTCCTGGCCCATTGCGCGCCGCTCTCCTCCACCACGCTTCCGCTTCAGTACGGATATGGCCGCGTTCTGGCCGCATCACTTAAAAGTACCCGCCCCAAACCCTCCTATTCCCAGTCCACCCGGGACGGTTTTGCCGTGCCCGGCGTGAGTGCGGCAGAGCTGCGGGACCGCGCTGTCACTTTTCGCCTGACCGGGGAGATTGCCGCCGGTACCCTGGAAAGCGGCGCCCTGGCCCCGGGCTGTGTTATGCGGATCATGACCGGCGGTATGGTTCCGCGCCGCTGCGAACGGGTTGTACCCTTTGAAGACTGCCATGAAGAGGGAGAGCGGGTGGTGATACCCGCCAGCGCCCTCAGGCGGCAACAGACCTTTATCCGCAAAAAAGGCAGTGTCATGGGACGCGGCCGGGTGCTCGTTTCCAGAGGCACCAGGTTGCAGCCGGATCACTCCCTGCTCCTGGCGGAAAACGGCTATCACGAGGTCCCGGTCTACCGGCGGCCGCGGGTCTGGCTGCTGTGTACAGGCAGTGAACTGGTCAAGCCGGGCGGCGAAATCCTGCCCGGGCAGAAGATATCGGGCAATTCCGTCCTGCTCTCCGGACTGCTGGAAGCAGACGGCACCGGTTGCGAGGTGGCGGATCCGGTACCGGACGAGGCCGGGGCCATTGGTTCTGCCATCCGGGGTATCCTGCAACAGGAGCCCGACGTTCTGGTGACGACCGGTGGTATGGGGCCGGGAAAGTTTGATCTCATCGAACAGGTTTTCCAGGAGCTTGGCGGCCAGGTGCTCTATAACAGCCTTCGGGTTCGGCCTGGCAAGGCGACCCTCTTTGGTCTCCTGGGCCGGGTACGCTGTTTTGCCCTGCCCGGTCCGCCTCCGGCGGTCCGGCTGCTCTATCACGAGCTGGTCGCGCCAGCATTGCGAAGCCTGCAGGGGTTCTCCCGCCCGCTGCCCCTTCGGGTTCGGGCCTGGCTGAGCGAGTCGCTCTGTCTGCGCGGACAGGGTGTCATGAACATGAAAGGCGCGGTTGCCACTCTCCAGGATGGCCGGCTTGTGGTCCGCCAGGCCGGATTTCAGGACCGGGTCAACGCTATTCTGCTCTTTTCCGGCCGCAAAAAGACCTACCGGGCAGGCGATACCGTGTCCCTGCACCTGGTCGGTCCCCTGGCCTGA
- the mutM gene encoding bifunctional DNA-formamidopyrimidine glycosylase/DNA-(apurinic or apyrimidinic site) lyase: MPELPEVEVTRRGLLPHLPDRRVVRVRWGDKPLRFPIPGELLEREISGQRIETIDRRAKYLLLRMSNKAVLVIHLGMTGRLGLFPAASPRERHDHLRLLLDNDLELRLNDSRRFGSVEVWPGKHAREMEDDFSSSRGLEPLERGFTGEALAHLATGRRQPVKNFLMDSRRVAGIGNIYANEILFAARIHPATPVNLLDPEQWEQIAGATPEILRAAIRAGGSTISDFLGSSGKPGYFQLQLSVYDRAGDPCPHCRSPIEKTALGGRATWFCPSCQGMKPQG; this comes from the coding sequence ATGCCAGAACTTCCTGAAGTTGAAGTGACCCGCCGTGGCCTGCTGCCTCACCTGCCGGACCGACGAGTCGTCCGGGTCCGCTGGGGCGACAAACCGCTCCGTTTTCCCATCCCTGGAGAACTGCTGGAACGTGAGATCAGCGGCCAGCGTATCGAGACCATTGACCGGCGGGCAAAATACCTGCTCCTGCGGATGAGCAACAAGGCCGTGCTGGTCATCCACCTCGGGATGACCGGACGACTGGGCCTCTTTCCAGCCGCCTCCCCCCGCGAGCGCCACGACCATCTCCGTCTCCTGCTCGACAACGACCTGGAGCTGCGGCTCAATGACAGCCGCCGGTTCGGCAGCGTGGAGGTCTGGCCGGGGAAACATGCCAGGGAGATGGAAGATGATTTTTCCAGCTCGCGGGGTCTGGAACCACTGGAGCGGGGCTTCACCGGCGAAGCCCTGGCCCACCTGGCCACGGGGAGGCGACAGCCGGTAAAGAATTTTTTAATGGACAGCCGACGCGTAGCTGGAATCGGCAATATCTACGCCAATGAGATTCTTTTTGCCGCCAGAATACACCCGGCCACTCCGGTCAACCTTCTTGACCCGGAGCAATGGGAACAGATCGCCGGCGCCACTCCTGAGATCCTGCGGGCAGCCATCAGGGCCGGCGGCAGTACCATTTCCGATTTCCTGGGCTCCAGTGGCAAGCCGGGTTATTTCCAGCTCCAGCTCAGCGTATATGACCGGGCGGGAGACCCCTGCCCACACTGCCGGTCGCCCATTGAAAAGACAGCGCTTGGCGGGAGGGCCACCTGGTTCTGTCCTTCCTGCCAGGGGATGAAGCCTCAGGGATAA
- a CDS encoding 4'-phosphopantetheinyl transferase family protein, translated as MKKQNKPTVDVTGKEAIYHHPEPGSSREFPPFPASLSLSAPWISLQESPVRHCITLAPQDTLYQNHPPEEVLDRRELTRFHDFSREKRRREWLAGRIVAKLAALTLLGRNRERLQSLAIGMEPGGRPFPERQESKTNQPLFLSITHSGRHAGGMAAHVPCGLDLQEISARLTGVQDRFTSPGEKKILARMIDAPEQKLLTMIWTAKEAIKKCFLHDRSAIFGDTSLIAARAGKEDLLLVFRILDLAPAAEVMLYDLEPYILAVTLDSHLTGQTTLAQRLHDPCQNFLKLK; from the coding sequence ATGAAAAAACAAAACAAGCCCACCGTCGACGTGACCGGAAAAGAAGCCATATACCACCACCCAGAGCCAGGATCCAGCCGGGAGTTTCCGCCCTTCCCTGCCTCCCTGTCCCTTTCTGCACCGTGGATTTCCCTGCAGGAGAGCCCTGTCCGCCACTGCATCACCCTGGCACCCCAGGACACCCTGTACCAAAACCACCCGCCGGAAGAGGTGCTGGACAGGCGGGAGCTGACGCGCTTCCACGACTTCTCCAGGGAAAAACGACGCCGGGAATGGCTGGCCGGCCGGATCGTTGCCAAGCTGGCGGCCCTCACACTGCTCGGCCGGAACAGGGAACGACTGCAGTCACTGGCCATAGGCATGGAACCCGGGGGGCGTCCTTTTCCTGAGAGACAGGAAAGCAAGACAAACCAGCCGCTGTTCCTCTCCATCACCCACTCCGGACGCCACGCGGGCGGGATGGCGGCACACGTGCCCTGTGGCCTGGACCTCCAGGAGATCAGCGCCAGACTCACTGGCGTCCAGGATCGGTTCACCAGCCCGGGAGAAAAAAAAATACTGGCCCGGATGATAGACGCCCCGGAGCAGAAACTGCTGACCATGATCTGGACGGCCAAGGAGGCCATCAAGAAATGCTTCCTCCATGACCGGTCGGCCATTTTCGGTGATACCAGCCTCATTGCGGCCCGGGCCGGAAAAGAGGATCTTCTCCTTGTCTTCCGAATCCTGGATCTTGCCCCGGCAGCCGAGGTCATGCTATATGACCTGGAACCCTATATCCTGGCCGTCACCTTGGACAGCCATCTGACCGGACAGACCACCCTTGCACAACGATTACATGATCCATGCCAGAACTTCCTGAAGTTGAAGTGA
- a CDS encoding CvpA family protein, translated as MDFLGNITSFDVIVGLIFFFFLIRGGWIGFMRQLAAFLALVGSYWVAGRYTSEIEPYVSRVMDNPKLIFLVSFSLLFLVMAMLFILGGKVLRRVMEISLLGWFDRFLGLLLGGVKGMVVVSLMYMILASSLSGSNELLRKSLTSPYLARGANILYGLLNDPQVRALFLPKEPAIKAEPVPEHRDQYQEE; from the coding sequence ATGGATTTTCTTGGCAATATCACCTCATTTGACGTCATTGTCGGGCTGATTTTTTTCTTTTTCCTCATCCGCGGGGGCTGGATCGGCTTCATGCGTCAGCTGGCCGCCTTTCTGGCCCTGGTAGGCAGTTACTGGGTTGCCGGCAGGTATACCAGCGAGATCGAACCCTATGTGAGCCGGGTGATGGATAATCCCAAGCTGATTTTCCTGGTCAGCTTCAGTCTGCTTTTTCTGGTCATGGCCATGCTCTTTATCCTCGGTGGCAAGGTGTTGCGCCGGGTCATGGAAATTTCCCTGCTCGGCTGGTTCGATCGCTTTCTCGGCCTCCTGCTTGGCGGGGTCAAGGGTATGGTGGTTGTTTCGCTCATGTACATGATCCTGGCCTCCAGCCTTTCCGGCTCAAACGAGCTGCTCCGCAAATCCCTCACCTCACCCTACCTGGCCCGGGGAGCCAATATCCTCTATGGCCTGCTTAACGATCCCCAGGTCCGGGCGCTTTTTCTACCCAAAGAGCCGGCCATCAAGGCGGAACCTGTTCCCGAGCACCGCGACCAGTATCAGGAGGAGTAA
- a CDS encoding TIGR04282 family arsenosugar biosynthesis glycosyltransferase produces MDTLHAEQLIIFTRYPRPGEVKTRLIPALGPEGATDLHRTLTERMMTSGRILASLRPVDLHIFYTGADISLMQQWLGSEATYHVQEGATLGERMAHALETMIEAGGSRILLVGSDCPFLDPDLLATALDRLRHKDAVLGPAVDGGYYLIGIHRGVKVHALRHLFENIPWGSSRVFARTMERIREAGLSCSLLPRHRDIDRPDDLAHLHHHPGVQ; encoded by the coding sequence ATGGATACCCTCCACGCAGAACAGCTCATTATCTTTACCAGATATCCCCGGCCGGGTGAAGTCAAGACCCGGTTGATCCCTGCCCTGGGCCCGGAAGGGGCGACAGACCTGCACAGAACGCTCACCGAACGGATGATGACCAGCGGCCGAATACTTGCCAGCCTCCGTCCGGTTGATCTGCATATCTTTTATACCGGCGCCGACATATCGCTGATGCAGCAGTGGCTGGGTAGTGAGGCGACCTACCATGTCCAGGAGGGAGCAACCCTGGGCGAGCGCATGGCCCATGCCCTGGAAACCATGATCGAAGCCGGGGGCAGTCGGATCCTCCTGGTCGGATCCGACTGCCCGTTTCTCGACCCCGACCTGCTGGCCACCGCTCTGGACAGGCTCCGCCACAAGGATGCCGTGCTCGGTCCGGCGGTGGATGGCGGCTACTATCTCATCGGTATTCACAGGGGGGTAAAGGTCCATGCGCTGCGACACCTGTTTGAAAATATTCCCTGGGGCAGCTCCCGGGTCTTCGCCCGGACCATGGAGCGGATCCGGGAAGCCGGCCTGAGCTGCTCTCTTCTTCCTCGACACCGTGATATCGACCGACCCGATGACCTTGCCCATCTCCATCATCATCCCGGTGTACAATGA
- a CDS encoding UPF0280 family protein: MKRGLRRKKTPDAYRERVYRRVAGSGLVSTFVRMVETDLHILASCPVEDPALLLVTETRRQLEHYIADHPLFLESLIPLPDDPQAPPLIREMLLAGRQAGVGPMAAVAGVVAEAVGRGLLARDDVAEVIVENGGDIFLARQVASVVSVYAGESPLSGRVGLRIAAQRMPLGVCCSSGAIGHSLSLGQADAVVVTAPSTALADAAATRLGNEATGRRPVERALEVARGIKGISGVLVIVGEQLGAWGDIELVKP, encoded by the coding sequence ATGAAACGTGGACTACGCCGGAAAAAGACACCGGACGCCTACCGGGAACGGGTGTACCGGAGGGTGGCGGGCAGCGGACTGGTCTCCACCTTTGTCCGCATGGTGGAGACCGATCTCCATATCCTGGCCAGTTGCCCTGTGGAGGACCCGGCCCTGCTACTGGTTACCGAAACCCGGCGACAGCTTGAACACTACATTGCTGATCACCCCCTCTTTCTTGAATCCCTGATCCCGCTGCCCGATGATCCGCAGGCACCACCGCTGATCCGGGAGATGCTGTTGGCAGGCCGGCAGGCCGGGGTCGGGCCTATGGCGGCCGTAGCCGGGGTGGTAGCCGAGGCCGTGGGCCGTGGGCTGCTGGCAAGGGACGATGTCGCCGAGGTGATCGTGGAGAACGGTGGTGACATCTTCCTGGCCCGGCAGGTGGCAAGTGTGGTTTCGGTCTATGCCGGCGAATCCCCCTTAAGCGGACGGGTGGGGCTACGGATAGCAGCGCAGCGGATGCCGCTTGGGGTCTGCTGTTCCTCCGGGGCCATCGGCCACTCGCTCAGTCTTGGGCAGGCGGACGCGGTGGTGGTGACCGCCCCGTCCACTGCCCTGGCCGATGCCGCGGCCACACGCCTTGGTAACGAGGCCACGGGTCGAAGGCCGGTGGAGCGGGCCCTGGAGGTTGCCCGCGGGATCAAGGGGATCTCAGGGGTGCTCGTTATCGTCGGTGAGCAGCTTGGCGCCTGGGGCGATATTGAATTGGTGAAACCCTGA
- the rfbD gene encoding dTDP-4-dehydrorhamnose reductase: MKILITGGGGQLGQDCQAVLSEKHSVDALTSARLDITDPDQVTEVVQALAPGLIINCAAYTRVDQAEEDRERCMAVNGSGPAHLARAARRQGARLIHISTDYVFDGRKPVPQAWVEGDPTEPLSTYGRSKLAGEQAIAREMDNFLILRTAWLYGMGGPNFLKTMLRLALADPGRTLRVVDDQYGSLTWTWRLARQIEALLPTDMTGIVHATAEGFSTWFAGADHFLRAMEIPYRLEPCTTADYPTPAPRPTNSILENKRLSEAGINRMASWEEDVTLFARCHREALLAEAGC; the protein is encoded by the coding sequence GTGAAGATCCTGATCACCGGTGGAGGCGGCCAGCTCGGCCAGGACTGCCAGGCCGTTCTTTCTGAAAAACATAGCGTCGACGCTCTGACCTCCGCCCGGCTGGACATCACCGATCCGGACCAGGTGACGGAGGTAGTCCAGGCCCTGGCCCCGGGTTTGATAATCAACTGCGCCGCCTACACCCGGGTGGACCAGGCCGAGGAAGACAGGGAGCGATGCATGGCGGTCAATGGTTCCGGGCCGGCCCACCTGGCCCGGGCCGCCAGGAGGCAGGGAGCCCGACTCATCCATATCTCCACCGATTATGTCTTTGACGGCAGAAAACCGGTCCCCCAGGCCTGGGTGGAAGGAGATCCCACCGAGCCGCTGTCAACCTACGGCCGGAGCAAGCTGGCCGGCGAACAGGCCATTGCCCGGGAGATGGATAACTTTCTCATCCTGCGCACGGCCTGGCTCTACGGCATGGGCGGGCCGAATTTCCTCAAGACCATGCTGCGGCTGGCCCTGGCCGACCCCGGGCGCACCCTGCGGGTCGTGGACGACCAGTATGGCTCGCTCACCTGGACCTGGCGCCTGGCCAGGCAGATCGAGGCCCTGCTGCCAACGGACATGACGGGCATTGTCCATGCCACGGCCGAGGGCTTTTCCACCTGGTTTGCCGGTGCGGATCACTTCCTGCGCGCCATGGAGATCCCGTACCGACTCGAACCCTGCACCACGGCCGACTACCCCACTCCGGCCCCCCGCCCGACCAACTCGATCCTTGAGAACAAACGGCTGAGTGAGGCGGGCATCAACCGCATGGCCTCCTGGGAGGAGGACGTGACCCTCTTTGCCCGCTGCCACCGGGAAGCATTGCTGGCCGAGGCCGGCTGCTGA
- the rfbA gene encoding glucose-1-phosphate thymidylyltransferase RfbA yields MKGIVLAGGSGTRLYPLTRVISKQLIPVYDKPMIYYPLSVLMLAGIRDILIISTPYDLPRFSELFGNGHDLGLNISYAEQPRPEGLAQAFVIGRDFIGNDSVCLVLGDNIFFGHGFADIVKRCSQLTDGGIIFGYLVKDPQRYGVVEFDRNNRVIGIEEKPAHPKSRYAVPGLYFYDNEVVDIAASIKPSARGELEITDVNNTYLQRGKLKVELLGRGFCWLDTGTHDSLQQAASYVQAVQERQGLKIACLEEIAYRLGYIDREQVERLATKMLKNQYGQYLMQLLQDTIPDGRAEQ; encoded by the coding sequence AGCTTATCCCGGTCTACGACAAGCCGATGATCTACTACCCCCTTTCCGTGCTCATGCTGGCCGGTATCCGGGATATCCTGATCATCTCCACGCCCTATGACCTGCCCCGGTTCTCCGAACTCTTCGGTAACGGCCACGACCTGGGGCTCAACATCTCCTATGCCGAGCAGCCACGGCCCGAAGGGCTGGCCCAGGCCTTTGTCATCGGTCGCGATTTCATCGGTAACGATTCGGTCTGCCTGGTCCTGGGGGACAATATCTTTTTCGGCCACGGGTTTGCCGACATTGTCAAGCGGTGCAGCCAGCTCACCGACGGCGGCATCATCTTCGGCTACCTGGTCAAGGATCCCCAGCGCTACGGCGTGGTCGAGTTTGACCGGAACAACAGGGTGATCGGCATCGAAGAAAAACCGGCCCATCCCAAGTCACGCTATGCAGTCCCGGGGCTCTATTTTTACGATAACGAGGTGGTCGACATTGCCGCCTCCATCAAACCATCGGCCCGGGGCGAACTGGAGATAACCGATGTCAACAACACCTATCTGCAACGAGGCAAGCTGAAGGTGGAACTGCTGGGGCGGGGTTTCTGCTGGCTCGACACCGGCACCCACGACTCCCTCCAGCAGGCAGCCAGCTATGTCCAGGCAGTCCAGGAACGCCAGGGACTCAAGATCGCCTGCCTGGAAGAGATCGCCTACCGGCTGGGTTATATCGACCGGGAACAGGTGGAGCGACTGGCGACAAAAATGCTGAAGAACCAGTATGGCCAGTACCTCATGCAGCTGCTCCAGGATACCATTCCCGATGGACGGGCCGAACAGTGA